From one Streptomyces mobaraensis genomic stretch:
- a CDS encoding ABC transporter permease → MPNGLARASVRFRPASFAGSLVALLFASAIITACGVLLQTGITAHVVPQRYAHTPVVVTADPYVRITTGHGENRSTSESALPGRGRVPAALAARIAARPGVAAAVPEQAFPVRAGGAALPDLTGRPYGSAGVALAPGARPLSDGRAPRSGEVVLDAASARAARLATGDRVTLTGPGGTAAYRVAGLAREGAGRATAWFADATADRLSGHPGAVDAIAVRPRPGTAAPALARQVRQAVGDGPEVLTGDARGAAEEPGLTDARELFTGIGGSFGGIAAFTAVFVVMGTVALATGQRAREFALLRAIGATPRQIRRTIATEAVIIAPVAGTLGILPGLALAHWWFGELDERGAVPDGVRLDVGFIPLTVAVGATLLSALVAGYAAARRSARLRPSQALGEASAPPVRPGWIRTPLGLAALVGGTVLAGLAADQNGETAANTALGVVLCFLLAIALLGPLVAWLCATLLGLPLRVRAAGAAGSLAADNSRAQAHRLASAITPIVMVTAFCGTLLFLQGTIRHVADRNVRDAVVADRVLTTTGPGLPAATAERADRVPGVDTAVGVLRTGTLHKAGDGLSSATALGVSGDPARLPAVLDLGVRTGSLAGLGTSSDTVAVATTLADSLHVTPGDRVPLWLADGTRVRPRLVATYERGLGLGEVLLPRATVAAHAATALDSHVLVKEARGADRAAVARRLAALAPPGTTVTDAAGFAAAADRDQELNAWANTVMAAVLGGFAAVAAANTLVMTVLDRRREVALLRLTGTTRRQVRDMMRWEALLVAASGLTLGAVIVWITLVPIARGVTGSAPYVSPVTVLTLTAGAVLLTVTATALPTRALLRRAPLAAGAERG, encoded by the coding sequence ATGCCGAACGGACTCGCGCGGGCCTCCGTCCGCTTCAGGCCCGCCTCCTTCGCGGGCAGCCTCGTCGCGCTGCTGTTCGCCTCGGCGATCATCACCGCCTGCGGGGTGCTCCTCCAGACGGGCATCACCGCCCACGTCGTACCCCAGCGCTACGCCCACACCCCGGTCGTCGTCACCGCCGACCCGTACGTCCGCATCACCACCGGCCACGGCGAGAACCGGTCGACCAGCGAGTCCGCGCTGCCCGGGCGCGGCCGGGTGCCCGCGGCGCTCGCCGCACGTATCGCGGCCCGGCCCGGCGTGGCCGCCGCCGTGCCCGAGCAGGCGTTCCCGGTACGGGCCGGGGGCGCGGCGCTCCCCGACCTCACCGGACGGCCCTACGGAAGCGCCGGCGTCGCCCTCGCCCCGGGCGCCCGCCCGCTGTCCGACGGCCGGGCGCCGCGCTCCGGCGAGGTGGTCCTGGACGCGGCCTCGGCGCGCGCCGCCCGCCTGGCGACCGGCGACCGCGTCACGCTCACCGGTCCCGGCGGCACGGCGGCGTACCGGGTCGCCGGCCTGGCCCGGGAGGGCGCGGGCCGGGCGACCGCCTGGTTCGCGGACGCCACCGCCGACCGGCTCTCCGGCCACCCGGGCGCCGTGGACGCCATCGCCGTACGCCCCCGGCCGGGCACCGCCGCGCCCGCCCTCGCCCGCCAGGTCCGGCAGGCCGTCGGCGACGGACCCGAGGTGCTGACGGGCGACGCGCGCGGCGCGGCCGAGGAGCCCGGGCTGACCGACGCCCGGGAGCTGTTCACCGGCATCGGCGGCTCCTTCGGCGGTATCGCCGCCTTCACGGCCGTCTTCGTCGTCATGGGCACGGTGGCCCTGGCCACCGGCCAGCGGGCCCGCGAGTTCGCCCTGCTGCGCGCCATCGGCGCCACCCCGCGGCAGATCCGCCGCACCATCGCCACCGAGGCGGTGATCATCGCGCCGGTCGCCGGCACCCTGGGCATCCTGCCCGGGCTCGCCCTCGCCCACTGGTGGTTCGGCGAGCTGGACGAGCGCGGGGCCGTCCCCGACGGCGTGCGCCTGGACGTCGGCTTCATACCGCTGACCGTCGCCGTCGGCGCCACCCTGCTGTCCGCGCTCGTCGCCGGGTACGCCGCCGCCCGCCGCTCCGCGCGGCTGCGCCCGAGCCAGGCCCTCGGCGAGGCGTCCGCCCCACCCGTCCGGCCCGGCTGGATACGCACCCCGCTCGGCCTGGCCGCCCTCGTCGGCGGCACGGTCCTCGCCGGCCTCGCCGCCGACCAGAACGGCGAGACCGCCGCCAACACCGCCCTCGGCGTCGTCCTGTGCTTCCTGCTGGCCATCGCCCTGCTCGGCCCGCTGGTGGCTTGGCTCTGCGCGACCCTGCTCGGACTGCCCCTGCGCGTCCGCGCCGCGGGCGCCGCCGGGTCGCTGGCCGCCGACAACTCCCGGGCCCAGGCGCACCGCCTCGCCTCCGCCATCACCCCCATCGTGATGGTCACCGCCTTCTGCGGAACCCTCCTCTTCCTCCAGGGCACCATCCGCCACGTCGCCGACCGGAACGTCCGCGACGCCGTCGTGGCCGACCGCGTCCTCACCACCACCGGCCCCGGGCTGCCCGCCGCCACCGCGGAACGCGCCGACCGCGTCCCCGGCGTGGACACCGCCGTCGGCGTCCTGCGCACCGGAACCCTCCACAAGGCCGGGGACGGGCTGTCGTCCGCGACCGCCCTCGGCGTCTCCGGCGACCCGGCCCGGCTCCCCGCCGTCCTCGACCTCGGCGTCCGGACCGGCTCCCTGGCCGGGCTCGGCACCTCGTCCGACACCGTCGCCGTCGCCACCACCCTGGCCGACAGCCTGCACGTCACACCCGGCGACCGGGTCCCGCTCTGGCTCGCCGACGGCACCCGGGTCCGGCCCCGGCTCGTCGCCACCTACGAGCGGGGGCTCGGCCTCGGCGAGGTGCTGCTGCCCCGGGCCACCGTCGCCGCCCACGCGGCCACCGCCCTCGACAGCCACGTCCTGGTCAAGGAGGCCCGCGGCGCGGACCGGGCGGCCGTCGCCCGGCGGCTCGCCGCACTGGCCCCGCCCGGCACCACCGTCACCGACGCGGCCGGCTTCGCGGCCGCGGCCGACCGCGACCAGGAGCTCAACGCCTGGGCGAACACCGTGATGGCGGCCGTGCTCGGCGGTTTCGCGGCCGTCGCCGCCGCCAACACCCTCGTCATGACCGTCCTCGACCGCCGCCGCGAGGTCGCCCTGCTCCGCCTGACCGGCACCACCCGCCGCCAGGTGCGCGACATGATGCGCTGGGAGGCCCTCCTGGTGGCCGCCAGCGGCCTGACCCTCGGCGCCGTCATCGTCTGGATCACGCTGGTCCCCATCGCCCGGGGCGTCACAGGCTCCGCCCCCTACGTCTCACCCGTCACCGTCCTCACCCTGACGGCCGGCGCCGTCCTCCTCACCGTCACCGCCACCGCCCTCCCCACCCGCGCCCTCCTCCGCCGGGCACCCCTGGCGGCGGGGGCGGAACGGGGGTGA
- a CDS encoding transglycosylase SLT domain-containing protein, with translation MRSTHSGYTRLTKAHKFSAAALTAAGAAAVAFGAASHAVAAPAPVKPVAWNAETFAQTQDAERADAAEKAAEQARTEAAAAKHAAKAKADADAKAKADAKAKAAADKDRAQKQAANRSTARKPMRKPAAPAAPAPKAYGNDLEGWISQALDIMKAKGIPASYEGVKRNIMRESTGNPHAINDWDVNAVNGVPSKGLLQIIDPTFKAYHVEGTSWDIYDPVANIVASCNYAADKYGSMDNVNSAY, from the coding sequence ATGCGTTCCACTCACTCCGGCTATACCCGTCTGACCAAGGCCCACAAGTTCTCCGCCGCGGCGCTGACCGCCGCCGGTGCCGCCGCCGTCGCGTTCGGTGCCGCCTCGCACGCCGTGGCCGCCCCGGCGCCGGTCAAGCCGGTGGCCTGGAACGCGGAGACCTTCGCCCAGACGCAGGACGCCGAGCGGGCGGACGCCGCCGAGAAGGCGGCCGAGCAGGCCCGGACCGAGGCCGCCGCGGCCAAGCACGCCGCCAAGGCCAAGGCCGACGCCGACGCCAAGGCGAAGGCGGACGCCAAGGCCAAGGCCGCCGCGGACAAGGACCGTGCGCAGAAGCAGGCCGCGAACCGCTCCACCGCCCGCAAGCCGATGCGGAAGCCGGCCGCCCCCGCCGCTCCCGCCCCGAAGGCGTACGGCAACGACCTGGAGGGCTGGATCTCCCAGGCTCTGGACATCATGAAGGCCAAGGGCATCCCGGCCTCCTATGAGGGTGTGAAGCGGAACATCATGCGGGAGTCGACCGGTAACCCGCACGCGATCAACGACTGGGACGTCAACGCGGTCAACGGTGTGCCGTCGAAGGGTCTGCTGCAGATCATCGACCCCACCTTCAAGGCGTACCACGTCGAGGGCACGTCCTGGGACATCTACGACCCGGTCGCCAACATCGTCGCGTCCTGCAATTACGCGGCCGACAAGTACGGCTCGATGGACAACGTGAACTCCGCCTACTGA
- a CDS encoding protein-arginine deiminase family protein: MTHRPVTRVSLVSPLACAAVLAALVPAAGAQAAPVPAAPRLLAPQGTGLLPNLDDDARRCTLRPGDLDRLDVAVDERLAACNDAADEVVNGAADLDDLTPLRVPPAAAGPRATARVSVPAAQARYARIFVERGGRYVSLGAGGPLRADELRHGVRLAVEGRDVVRDRARWDGRVDVTLTVTDRGATRAASVRLRVAPVLLQHDLQPARHVFAAAPGPGTGQPAEVPVSGRRPGGWDAFAGSLREAARDSGLPARALRFQPGTAEWWRDVWRQDIAEPGYVTKRTPEGRRTMRILLRSPNHWTSADGRADSLRRAGRLLFRDLRGPGVGIVQQYTTRRDAGVDELLNFTGNLESLPPYPGHPQGRILYGSTPERHPDPSFVTMLRSQGKQEPLTLDTSWLLVGHVDETVHVVRADNARGWTLAYSDPRLALDLLRRAHRAGEGGQRLFADTDARDKPTVDQMLDYERRTGDNADAARHIDGQLAVLTRATGLRKDELVPLPVLYAKEDAGGGVRRHLALSPALANGLSLTARDFAPPAPHGPRVGGRDLFRDEAERRLRAQGVRVHWVEDFSWAHLGGGEIHCATNALRQVL, translated from the coding sequence ATGACACACCGACCCGTCACGAGGGTGTCCCTCGTCTCCCCGCTGGCCTGCGCGGCGGTGCTCGCCGCTCTCGTCCCCGCCGCCGGCGCGCAGGCCGCGCCCGTCCCCGCCGCGCCCCGGCTGCTGGCACCCCAGGGCACCGGGCTGCTGCCGAACCTCGACGACGACGCCCGCCGCTGCACCCTGCGCCCCGGCGACCTGGACCGGCTGGACGTGGCCGTGGACGAGCGCCTCGCCGCCTGCAACGACGCCGCCGACGAGGTCGTGAACGGCGCGGCCGACCTGGACGACCTCACCCCGCTGCGGGTGCCGCCGGCCGCCGCCGGCCCGCGGGCGACCGCCCGGGTGTCCGTCCCGGCCGCGCAGGCCCGCTACGCCCGGATCTTCGTCGAGCGCGGCGGACGGTACGTCTCGCTGGGCGCCGGCGGCCCGCTCCGGGCCGACGAGCTGCGGCACGGCGTCCGGCTGGCCGTCGAGGGCCGCGACGTCGTCCGGGACCGGGCCCGCTGGGACGGCCGCGTCGACGTCACCCTGACCGTCACCGACCGGGGCGCCACCCGCGCCGCGTCCGTACGGCTGCGCGTGGCACCCGTCCTCCTCCAGCACGACCTCCAGCCGGCCCGGCACGTCTTCGCCGCCGCCCCCGGGCCCGGCACCGGGCAGCCCGCCGAGGTGCCGGTCTCCGGCCGGCGCCCGGGCGGCTGGGACGCCTTCGCCGGCTCGCTGCGCGAGGCGGCCCGGGACTCCGGCCTGCCCGCCCGCGCCCTGCGCTTCCAGCCGGGGACGGCCGAGTGGTGGCGGGACGTGTGGCGGCAGGACATCGCCGAGCCCGGCTACGTCACCAAACGGACCCCCGAGGGCCGCCGCACCATGCGAATCCTGCTGCGCTCCCCCAACCACTGGACGTCCGCCGACGGCCGCGCCGACAGCCTGCGCCGGGCCGGCCGGCTGCTCTTCCGCGATCTGCGCGGGCCCGGTGTGGGGATCGTCCAGCAGTACACGACCCGGCGCGACGCGGGCGTGGACGAGCTGCTGAACTTCACCGGCAACCTGGAGTCCCTGCCGCCGTACCCCGGCCATCCGCAGGGCCGGATCCTCTACGGCAGCACCCCCGAGCGCCACCCCGACCCGTCGTTCGTGACCATGCTGCGGTCCCAGGGGAAGCAGGAACCGCTGACCCTCGACACGTCCTGGCTGCTGGTCGGCCACGTCGACGAGACCGTCCACGTCGTCCGGGCCGACAACGCGCGCGGCTGGACGCTCGCCTACTCCGACCCCCGGCTGGCACTGGACCTGCTGCGCCGCGCGCACCGCGCCGGGGAGGGCGGGCAGCGGCTGTTCGCGGACACGGACGCCCGGGACAAGCCGACCGTCGACCAGATGCTCGACTACGAGCGGCGGACCGGCGACAACGCGGACGCCGCGCGGCACATCGACGGGCAGCTGGCGGTGCTGACGCGCGCCACCGGGCTGCGGAAGGACGAACTCGTGCCGCTGCCCGTGCTGTACGCCAAGGAGGACGCGGGCGGCGGGGTACGCCGCCACCTCGCCCTCTCCCCCGCGCTCGCCAACGGACTCTCCCTCACCGCACGGGACTTCGCCCCGCCGGCGCCGCACGGTCCCCGGGTCGGCGGCCGGGACCTGTTCCGGGACGAGGCCGAACGGCGGCTCCGCGCCCAGGGGGTACGGGTGCACTGGGTGGAGGACTTCTCCTGGGCCCACCTCGGCGGCGGCGAGATCCACTGCGCCACCAACGCGCTGCGGCAGGTTCTCTGA
- a CDS encoding amino acid permease, protein MSDRTLTAADTPTGVSAPVTTSTHVDAGDAGYSKDLKSRHVNMIAIGGAIGTGLFLGAGGRLASAGPSLFIAYAICGVFAFFVVRALGELVLYRPSSGAFVSYAREFMGEKGAFAAGWLYFLNWATTGIADITAVATYTHYWHLFSDIPQWVLALIALAVVLTVNLISVKYFGEMEFWFAIIKVGALITFMAIGIFLLASQHDVGGHAPGLSNMLDHGGLFPSGLMPMLLIIQGVVFAYASVELCGVAAGETKNPEKIMPKAINSIMWRVGLFYVGSVVLLTLLLPYNAFTGGESPFVTVLSKIGVPYAAGVMNLVVLTAALSSLNSGLYSTGRILRSMAMSGSAPKFTGRMNKGQVPYGGILLTAFFCVLGVGLNFVVPDNAFEIVLNFAAIGIIGTWGMIMLCSLLFWRRAKAGLVSRPAYRLPWAPYTQIVTLVFLAGVLGLMAADKGASRDTILCLPLIAAALVGGWFLVRGRVARTQREAELREAATPKA, encoded by the coding sequence ATGAGCGACCGCACTCTCACTGCGGCCGACACGCCCACCGGTGTGTCCGCCCCGGTCACGACGTCCACGCACGTGGACGCCGGTGACGCGGGCTACAGCAAGGACCTCAAGTCCCGCCACGTCAACATGATCGCGATCGGCGGAGCCATCGGCACCGGCCTCTTCCTGGGCGCCGGCGGCCGGCTCGCGAGCGCGGGACCCTCCCTCTTCATCGCATACGCGATCTGCGGCGTCTTCGCCTTCTTCGTCGTCCGGGCCCTCGGCGAGCTCGTCCTCTACCGCCCGTCCTCCGGCGCGTTCGTCTCGTACGCCCGTGAGTTCATGGGGGAGAAGGGCGCCTTCGCCGCCGGCTGGCTGTACTTCCTCAACTGGGCCACCACCGGCATCGCCGACATCACGGCCGTCGCCACGTACACCCACTACTGGCACCTGTTCAGCGACATCCCGCAGTGGGTCCTCGCGCTGATCGCCCTCGCGGTCGTCCTCACCGTGAACCTCATCTCCGTGAAGTACTTCGGCGAGATGGAGTTCTGGTTCGCGATCATCAAGGTCGGCGCCCTCATCACCTTCATGGCGATCGGCATCTTCCTGCTGGCCAGCCAGCACGATGTCGGCGGGCACGCCCCGGGCCTGTCCAACATGCTCGACCACGGCGGCCTCTTCCCGTCCGGCCTGATGCCGATGCTGCTGATCATCCAGGGCGTCGTCTTCGCCTACGCCTCGGTCGAGCTGTGCGGCGTCGCCGCGGGCGAGACCAAGAACCCCGAGAAGATCATGCCCAAGGCGATCAACTCGATCATGTGGCGTGTCGGCCTGTTCTACGTCGGCTCGGTCGTGCTCCTCACGCTCCTGCTGCCGTACAACGCCTTCACCGGCGGCGAGAGCCCGTTCGTCACCGTGCTGTCCAAGATCGGTGTGCCGTACGCGGCCGGCGTGATGAACCTGGTGGTCCTCACCGCCGCGCTCTCCAGCCTGAACTCCGGCCTCTACTCCACCGGCCGCATCCTGCGCTCGATGGCCATGTCCGGCTCCGCCCCGAAGTTCACCGGCCGCATGAACAAGGGCCAGGTCCCCTACGGCGGCATCCTGCTCACCGCGTTCTTCTGTGTCCTGGGCGTCGGCCTCAACTTCGTCGTCCCGGACAACGCCTTCGAGATCGTGCTGAACTTCGCCGCGATCGGCATCATCGGCACCTGGGGCATGATCATGCTCTGCTCGCTGCTCTTCTGGCGGCGCGCCAAGGCGGGCCTGGTCTCCCGTCCCGCCTACCGGCTGCCCTGGGCGCCCTACACGCAGATCGTCACGCTGGTCTTCCTCGCCGGTGTCCTGGGCCTGATGGCGGCCGACAAGGGCGCCAGCCGTGACACCATCCTCTGCCTGCCGCTGATCGCGGCGGCCCTGGTCGGCGGCTGGTTCCTGGTCCGCGGCCGGGTCGCCCGCACCCAGCGCGAGGCGGAGCTGCGCGAGGCGGCGACGCCGAAGGCGTAA
- a CDS encoding VOC family protein has translation MQKITSFLWFDDQAEEAAAHYTSVFDDSRIVHVQRYGEAGPGEPGSVMTVTFELAGQQFIALNGGPRFTFNEAVSLYVDCTSQEEVDELWARLAEGGEEGPCGWLKDRYGLSWQIIPRRLTDLLSDADAERAGRVMRAMLEMTKIDVAKLEEAAAAEG, from the coding sequence ATGCAGAAGATCACGTCGTTCCTGTGGTTCGACGACCAGGCGGAGGAGGCGGCCGCGCACTACACGTCCGTCTTCGACGACTCCCGGATCGTGCACGTCCAGCGCTACGGCGAGGCGGGGCCCGGGGAGCCCGGTTCGGTGATGACGGTGACCTTCGAGCTCGCCGGACAGCAGTTCATCGCCCTGAACGGCGGCCCCCGCTTCACCTTCAACGAGGCCGTGTCCCTCTACGTCGACTGCACCTCGCAGGAGGAGGTCGACGAGCTGTGGGCCAGGCTCGCCGAGGGCGGCGAGGAGGGGCCGTGCGGCTGGCTGAAGGACCGCTACGGCCTCTCCTGGCAGATCATTCCGCGTCGGCTGACCGATCTGCTGAGCGATGCGGACGCCGAGCGGGCGGGGCGGGTGATGCGGGCGATGCTGGAGATGACGAAGATCGACGTGGCGAAGCTGGAGGAGGCGGCGGCCGCGGAGGGGTGA
- a CDS encoding GDSL-type esterase/lipase family protein, with protein MTTHTQWVAGFRSAVVSPYESYVLFPSRAFADQTVRQVIRLNGGGEAVRVRLSNRFGKEPLTVGAARWARHTGGSGADPGTSVPLTFGGRETFTLAAGEEAVSDPVAGAVAAGDRFALSLYFPDDTGLATFSVVASETGFAAPGDVTAAAALEGAESLEPSRYFVSGVDVLAPAGTAIAVAFGDSWLEGAGTTPGADARFPDHLNRRLSHGWVVNQGISGNRLLTDEIGEHGLARLRRDVLDVPGVTHVILNFGLNDLGTPGNLDPAAPLPLPTADDLIAGYTELARRSHEAGLRVIAHTIGPYAGTVYEGYDSEEGQAVRRQVNDWIRTTDVFDAVTDVAAAVADPSHPERILPAYDSGDHLQLNDEGARVMAEAADPAHLRL; from the coding sequence ATGACAACGCATACGCAGTGGGTGGCCGGTTTCCGTTCCGCCGTGGTCAGCCCGTACGAGAGCTACGTCCTCTTCCCGTCCCGCGCCTTCGCCGACCAGACGGTCCGTCAGGTCATCCGGCTGAACGGCGGCGGCGAGGCCGTCCGCGTCCGCCTCAGCAACAGGTTCGGAAAGGAGCCGCTGACCGTCGGCGCCGCGCGCTGGGCGAGACACACGGGCGGCTCCGGCGCCGATCCGGGAACGTCCGTGCCCCTCACCTTCGGCGGCCGGGAGACGTTCACCCTCGCGGCCGGCGAGGAGGCCGTCAGCGACCCGGTGGCCGGCGCGGTGGCCGCGGGCGACCGGTTCGCGCTCAGCCTGTACTTCCCCGACGACACCGGGCTCGCCACCTTCTCCGTGGTCGCCTCCGAGACGGGTTTCGCGGCACCGGGCGACGTGACCGCGGCCGCCGCCCTGGAAGGCGCGGAGTCCCTGGAGCCGTCCCGGTACTTCGTCTCCGGCGTCGACGTCCTCGCCCCCGCGGGCACCGCGATAGCCGTGGCCTTCGGCGACTCCTGGCTGGAGGGCGCCGGCACCACCCCGGGCGCCGACGCGCGCTTCCCCGACCACCTCAACCGCCGGCTGTCCCACGGCTGGGTGGTCAACCAGGGCATCTCGGGGAACCGGCTGCTGACGGACGAGATCGGCGAGCACGGCCTCGCCCGGCTGCGGCGCGACGTCCTCGACGTCCCCGGCGTCACCCACGTCATCCTCAACTTCGGCCTCAACGACCTCGGCACCCCCGGCAACCTCGACCCGGCCGCACCGCTGCCGCTGCCCACCGCCGACGACCTCATCGCCGGTTACACGGAACTGGCCCGCAGGTCGCACGAGGCCGGCCTGCGGGTCATCGCCCATACGATCGGCCCCTACGCCGGCACGGTCTACGAGGGCTACGACTCGGAGGAGGGCCAGGCCGTACGCCGCCAGGTCAACGACTGGATCCGGACGACCGACGTCTTCGACGCCGTGACGGACGTGGCGGCGGCCGTCGCGGACCCGTCCCACCCCGAACGGATCCTCCCGGCCTACGACTCCGGCGACCATCTGCAACTCAACGACGAGGGGGCCCGGGTGATGGCCGAGGCGGCAGACCCGGCCCACCTGCGACTCTGA
- the ligD gene encoding non-homologous end-joining DNA ligase: MALPVARLPEIRPMLTVPGPLPADGEDAGWGFEVKWDGVRCVVSTAGDGTVRLMSRAGNDVTATYPELLELGAQLQGRSAVLDGELVALDERGRPDFGLLQRRMGIANPRRAAHLAMEYPVHLMIFDVMHLSGRSLLGATYGERRAILYGMGLTGRSWSVPTHLEGHARRAWDATLRHGYEGVIAKRLASLYLPGVRSPDWRKVKHLLTLDVVIGGWTEGRGVIAGLPGAVLAGVEEPSGLRYVGSVGSGLSGQERRDLARYLEAMARDGSPFAGPVDATGVHWVEPRLVAEITLTGWTPAGHLRHPIWHRLRPDLTRPG; this comes from the coding sequence ATGGCGCTGCCCGTCGCCCGGCTCCCCGAGATCCGGCCCATGCTGACCGTCCCCGGCCCGCTGCCGGCCGACGGCGAGGACGCGGGCTGGGGGTTCGAGGTGAAGTGGGACGGGGTGCGGTGCGTGGTCAGCACCGCGGGGGACGGGACCGTACGGCTGATGAGCCGGGCCGGGAACGACGTGACGGCCACCTACCCGGAGCTGCTGGAGCTGGGCGCGCAGCTCCAGGGCCGGTCCGCGGTGCTCGACGGGGAGCTGGTGGCGCTGGACGAGCGGGGCCGGCCGGACTTCGGGCTGCTCCAGCGCCGGATGGGCATCGCCAACCCGCGCCGCGCGGCCCACCTGGCGATGGAGTACCCCGTCCACCTCATGATCTTCGACGTCATGCACCTGAGCGGCCGCTCCTTGCTCGGCGCGACCTACGGGGAGCGCCGCGCCATCCTCTACGGCATGGGGCTGACCGGCCGCAGCTGGTCCGTCCCCACCCACCTGGAGGGGCATGCGCGGCGGGCCTGGGACGCCACGCTGCGCCACGGCTACGAGGGCGTCATCGCCAAGCGGCTGGCCTCCCTCTATCTGCCGGGCGTGCGGTCACCCGACTGGCGGAAGGTGAAGCACCTGCTCACGCTCGACGTGGTCATCGGCGGCTGGACGGAGGGCCGGGGAGTGATCGCCGGGCTGCCCGGGGCCGTACTGGCCGGTGTGGAGGAGCCGTCCGGCCTGCGGTACGTCGGTTCCGTCGGCTCGGGCCTCTCCGGGCAGGAGCGCCGCGACCTGGCCCGCTACCTGGAAGCGATGGCCCGGGACGGCTCGCCGTTCGCGGGGCCGGTGGACGCGACCGGCGTCCACTGGGTGGAGCCGCGGCTGGTCGCCGAGATCACCCTTACCGGCTGGACCCCGGCCGGGCACCTCCGCCACCCCATCTGGCACCGGCTGCGGCCGGATCTGACACGGCCCGGGTGA
- a CDS encoding ABC transporter ATP-binding protein — MALRRDRTPTEERQGTAPAVELRAVRRRYGRGEGAVEALRGVDLALPGGSFTAVMGPSGSGKSTFLQCAAGLDRPSSGEVLLGGEAITGLSEDRLTKLRRSRVGFVFQSFNLLPSLTVQQNVLLPQRLAGERQDRHRAQQLLAEVGLDRHGRRRPGQLSGGQQQRVAIARALITRPEVVFADEPTGALDTRSAHEVLGLLRRAVDALGATVVMVTHDPVAAAHADRVLFLADGLLAGELTRPDPQAVADRMVALTAAADRRPAPAPAPTPTATV; from the coding sequence ATGGCGTTGCGCCGCGACCGCACACCCACCGAGGAGCGCCAGGGCACGGCCCCGGCGGTCGAGCTACGGGCCGTGCGGCGCCGGTACGGGCGGGGTGAGGGGGCCGTCGAGGCGCTGCGCGGGGTGGACCTCGCCCTGCCCGGCGGGAGCTTCACCGCGGTGATGGGCCCCTCCGGCTCGGGCAAGAGCACCTTTCTGCAGTGTGCCGCCGGGCTGGACCGGCCCAGCTCCGGCGAGGTGCTGCTCGGTGGCGAGGCGATCACCGGGCTGAGCGAGGACCGGCTGACGAAGCTGCGGCGCAGCCGCGTCGGCTTCGTCTTCCAGTCGTTCAATCTGCTCCCCTCGCTCACCGTGCAGCAGAACGTCCTCCTGCCGCAGCGCCTCGCCGGGGAGCGCCAGGACCGGCACCGGGCCCAGCAGCTGCTGGCCGAGGTGGGCCTGGACCGGCACGGCCGGCGCCGTCCCGGCCAGCTCTCCGGCGGCCAGCAGCAGCGGGTGGCCATCGCGCGGGCGCTGATCACCCGGCCCGAGGTGGTGTTCGCCGACGAACCGACCGGCGCCCTCGACACTCGGTCCGCCCACGAGGTCCTGGGCCTGCTCCGGCGGGCGGTCGACGCGCTCGGCGCGACGGTCGTCATGGTCACCCACGACCCGGTGGCCGCCGCCCACGCCGACCGGGTGCTCTTCCTCGCCGACGGCCTGCTCGCCGGTGAGCTGACCCGCCCGGACCCGCAGGCGGTCGCCGACCGGATGGTCGCCCTGACCGCCGCGGCCGACCGCCGCCCGGCCCCGGCACCGGCTCCGACCCCGACGGCGACGGTGTGA
- a CDS encoding DUF4328 domain-containing protein — MPRLASPVGLGRAVAALLGLCVLTDVLALFAGTNMYGVADKAIGEGVGTLSDREVDRADLLQFVSGATQTAALLACAVVFLVWFHRVRSNAEAFRPDGHRMSRGWSIGGWFVPVVNLWFPKKIANDVWAASLPYQPDGSPVRAPRTVMNWWWGLWIATLVLGRAGGRMYARADSFEEIRRATGVLIAADAVDIVAAVLAFLFVRRLTALQDAKAHQGPVLPVAVTP; from the coding sequence GTGCCGCGCCTCGCGTCCCCGGTCGGGCTCGGCCGGGCGGTCGCCGCGCTGCTGGGGCTGTGCGTCCTGACCGACGTCTTGGCGCTCTTCGCCGGCACCAATATGTACGGGGTGGCGGACAAGGCGATCGGCGAGGGCGTCGGCACGCTGTCCGACCGTGAGGTCGACCGGGCCGACCTCCTCCAGTTCGTCTCCGGCGCCACGCAGACGGCCGCGCTGCTGGCCTGTGCCGTCGTGTTCCTCGTCTGGTTCCACCGCGTGCGCTCCAACGCGGAGGCGTTCCGGCCGGACGGACACCGGATGAGCCGGGGCTGGAGCATCGGGGGCTGGTTCGTGCCGGTGGTCAACCTCTGGTTCCCGAAGAAGATCGCCAACGACGTCTGGGCGGCGAGCCTGCCGTATCAGCCCGACGGTTCGCCGGTCCGCGCCCCGCGCACGGTCATGAACTGGTGGTGGGGCCTGTGGATCGCCACCCTCGTCCTGGGGCGCGCGGGCGGCCGGATGTACGCCCGGGCCGACAGCTTCGAGGAGATCCGCCGCGCCACCGGGGTGCTGATCGCCGCCGATGCCGTCGACATCGTGGCGGCCGTCCTCGCCTTCCTCTTCGTCCGCCGGCTCACCGCCCTCCAGGACGCGAAGGCGCACCAAGGGCCCGTCCTTCCGGTCGCCGTCACCCCGTGA